Proteins from a genomic interval of Lolium perenne isolate Kyuss_39 chromosome 1, Kyuss_2.0, whole genome shotgun sequence:
- the LOC127327613 gene encoding LOW QUALITY PROTEIN: ATP synthase subunit alpha, mitochondrial (The sequence of the model RefSeq protein was modified relative to this genomic sequence to represent the inferred CDS: substituted 1 base at 1 genomic stop codon), translating to MEFSPRAAELTTLLESRMTNFYTNFQVDEIGRVVSVGDGIARVYGLNEIQAGEMVEFASGVKGIALNLENENVGIVVFGSDTAIKEGDLVKRTGSIVDVPAGKAMLGRVVDALGVPIDGKGALSDHERRRVEVKAPGIIERKSMHEPMQTGLKAVDSLVPIGRGQRELIIGDRQTGKTAIAIDTILNXKQMNSRGTNESDTMYCVYVAIGQKRSTVAQLVQILSEANALEYSILVAATASDPAPLQFLAPYSGCAMGEYFRDNGMHALIIYDDLSKQAVAYRQMSLLLRRPPGREAFPGDVFYLHSRLLVRAAKRSDQTGAGSSTALPVIETQAGDVSAYIPTNVISITDGQICLETELFYRAIRPAINVGLSVSHVGSAAQLKAMKQVCGSSKLELAQYREVAAFAQFGSDLDAATQALLNRGARLTEVPKQPQYEPLPIEKQIVVIYAAVNGFCDRMPLDRISQYEKAILTTINPELQKSFLEKGGLTNERTMEPDASLKESALPYL from the coding sequence ATGGAATTCTCACCTAGAGCTGCGGAACTCACGACTCTATTAGAAAGTAGAATGACCAACTTTTACACGAATTTTCAAGTGGATGAGATCGGTCGAGTGGTCTCAGTTGGAGATGGGATTGCACGTGTTTATGGATTGAACGAGATTCAAGCTGGAGAAATGGTGGAATTTGCCAGCGGTGTGAAAGGAATAGCCTTGAATCTTGAGAATGAGAATGTAGGTATTGTTGTCTTTGGTAGTGATACCGCTATCAAAGAAGGAGATCTTGTCAAGCGCACTGGATCTATTGTGGATGTTCCTGCGGGAAAGGCCATGTTAGGCCGTGTGGTCGACGCCTTGGGAGTACCTATTGATGGAAAAGGGGCTCTAAGCGATCACGAACGAAGACGTGTCGAAGTGAAAGCCCCAGGGATTATTGAACGTAAATCTATGCACGAACCCATGCAAACAGGCTTAAAAGCTGTGGATAGCCTGGTTCCTATAGGCCGTGGTCAACGAGAACTTATAATCGGGGACAGACAAACTGGAAAAACTGCAATAGCTATCGATACTATATTAAACTAAAAGCAAATGAACTCAAGGGGCACAAATGAGAGTGATACAATGTATTGTGTCTATGTTGCGATTGGACAAAAACGCTCGACTGTGGCACAATTAGTTCAAATTCTTTCAGAAGCGAATGCTTTGGAATATTCCATTCTTGTAGCAGCCACCGCTTCAGATCCTGCTCCTCTGCAATTTCTGGCCCCATATTCAGGGTGTGCCATGGGGGAATATTTCCGCGATAATGGAATGCACGCATTAATTATATATGATGATCTAAGTAAACAGGCGGTGGCATATCGACAAATGTCATTATTGTTACGCCGACCACCAGGCCGTGAGGCTTTCCCAGGGGATGTTTTCTATTTACATTCCCGTCTCTTAGTAAGAGCCGCTAAACGATCAGACCAGACAGGTGCAGGTAGCTCGACTGCGTTACCCGTGATTGAAACACAAGCTGGAGACGTATCGGCCTATATCCCCACCAATGTGATCTCCATTACAGATGGACAAATCTGTTTGGAAACAGAGCTCTTTTATCGCGCAATTAGACCAGCTATTAACGTTGGCTTATCCGTAAGTCACGTCGGGTCTGCCGCTCAGTTGAAAGCTATGAAACAAGTCTGCGGTAGTTCAAAACTGGAATTGGCACAATATCGCGAAGTGGCCGCCTTCGCTCAATTTGGGTCAGACCTTGATGCTGCGACTCAGGCATTACTCAATAGAGGTGCAAGGCTTACAGAAGTGCCCAAACAACCACAATATGAACCACTTCCAATTGAAAAACAAATTGTTGTGATTTATGCTGCTGTCAACGGCTTCTGTGATCGAATGCCACTAGACAGAATTTCTCAATATGAAAAAGCCATTCTAACTACTATTAATCCAGAATTACAAAAATCCTTCTTAGAAAAAGGTGGCTTAACTAACGAAAGAACGATGGAACCCGATGCTTCTTTAAAAGAAAGCGCTTTGCCTTACCTTTGA